The Mesobacillus boroniphilus region TACCTGATGAACTTCGACTGATCGCAGAGCAGATGCATCACGAGTTTGAGAGTATTCCGGGTCTTATTGGGGACAGGAAGCTGATTGTCGAACTGTCCGGCCATCTTTCAAAGCTAAGAGGTGTGACAGCAACCGTGGAAATGAACCAAGGAATATATAAGCTGGAAAAGGTGAAGAGGAAAATCGGATCGAATGGAAAGCTTCGGACACTAAAAGAACAGGAACATGGTCTTGTAAAAGAATGGGTGTATCAATTTTGCCTGGACGTCAACCTGCCGATTACCATCGATGAAGCGGATACCAAAGCCGATGAGCTGATTCAGAAAGGGCGATTGTGGGGGTGGGAAATAGAAGGGGAGATTGTTTCTATGGCAAATGCATCAAGGCCTACGGAAAGAAACATCAACGTCAATTTTGTATACACACCCATCGAGTATAGAAAGAAAGGCTTTGCTTCTGATTGCGTTGCAGCACTCTCACAAATGATGTTGCATCAAGGCTATCAAACAACGAGTCTATATACCGACCTCAGCAATCCTACTTCCAATAAAATCTATCAGGAAATTGGATATGAATGGGTTGCAGATTCAGTTGTGATGGCATTAGGAGAATAACCATGCTGATCAAATCAATCAGGTGTCAGGTGGAAGAACAAAAGAAGGATTTATTTTCAAAGGGACAAACACAATGGGAGCCACTCTGCTATGAGATAGGATTTCTTGGACAGCTAGGCGGCTGGTGCGAAAAGGATCCAAACAAGGCCTGGATTATTGCTTTCTGGGAAAATCCATCAGCTTATCAGCAGTTCATGAAGGAAGTGCATGATAGGATATTCTTGGATTCAGGGCAAGGAAAAACGTATTCGTCAATCGACGTTGTTTTTTTTGAACTGGAACATCAGCCACAACAGATGGTTTCCTTGGTGGAAAAGGCTGATGTCCTTAAAGCAGAAGTATTGGATTCTACTCTTAGGCTTTCAGGAGGAGAAGAAGGAATCATAATAGCCAACGAAAGTTCTATAAATGGACATCCGGTGCCTAGCCTTTCTGACACTATCCAGGTAGAGGAAGCATGGAGAGTCGTTCCAATCTTTCCTGGGGGCAAATAAATTCCGTTTGATTTTTTTGTTGCTGTTTAAGCGTGAAAAGAAACATAATCCCTTTGCTTCTTAATAAAGGAACAGGGGACGGTTCATTTTTTCATAAAATAGAACCATTGTGATACAGCATAACCATCCCGATGTTTCTTTTATTTATCTGTTTTAGCCTGTTTATTTAATAGAAAAATAGTCAGGGCGACAACAATTGCTAAAAATCCCGCTATCCATATATAAAATTCAGTTTGGTTCTGGGTGCTGCTCAAATCCACTTTTTTTGTTGGGGGTTCACCTTCACCTAGAACCTCCAAATCATTCTGTAAAGTACTCAATTTATTTGTTCGATCACAAATGATGGTTACTAGCGATTTTCCTCCGTACATGTCTGATTCGATCGCATAAACCAGATATTCTTGTCCCTCGATAAATGGATACCCGCAGTCTCCTCCTCCCTCGCCAGTGGTGATGATGACTTGTGATTCTTCCACGCCCTTCCACGTATTTGTTACTTCAAAAATGACCGATTTAGTCATATATCCGTTTGCGTTCCTGTCTTTTATATCGAGCACCTTCCCGCTAAAAACAGCTTTTGAGCGTTCCAATTCACTTTCTGCAGTCGGTAATTCCGCACAAGAACATGCACTTGTAACAGCAGGGAAGGAGCCCAATAGAAACATACCGATGAAAATAAATAAGAAAAATAGTTTCGCTTTCTTCACAACAGCCTCTCCAATCGCTTTCTTTTACATAATTATTCTAGTAGATGGAATCTAGTACCTTCTTTATTGGAACGGAAAAAGGATACATCGCAATGGACTGAAAAATAGTACATCATGTGAAACAACATCACACAGTGCTGTCCCCTGTGTACCTTTTAAAAAGATGTCTAGCATAATAGGGAATTAAAGGTAAAATAGAGTTAGAGATAAAGAGCGTGTTAAAAAGGGGGGAATGAGTTTGATCCCAGCAAAAATGGATGCCATTACGATTACCACTGTACAGGAAAAAGGGATCGATTCTGTCGTTGATTGGTTCGACCGGCATAAGCAATCCTTCTATGCACTGGGCTGGTTTTATCTTCGTAATCAGCAGCAGATGGAAGAGCTATTTTACCGATCGATTATAAAAGTGCACAAGGAATTGCCTCGATATAAAAATGATGTCTCATTCGCATTGTGGGTTACTTCGATTTTCATCGATAACTGCCGTGAGCTCTCTCAAGATAAAGTTTTACCAGTCTCCGAGGGAATGGAACCACATGAGAACTTATTTAAAGCACTGGATCAACTTGAGGATGACGAAAAGGAAGCGATGGTCCTTACATATGGTACAGGGTTTTCTCAAGAAGAAGCTGCGCATTTTCTTCGGTTTTCTGCTGATAAAATGAAAGAGTTATTATTTTCCGGGATACAGTCGGTTAGAACACAACTGTACGGGTCAACCTTTAATGGCTGTAGGGAGTACCATAAGAGTTACCTCGATTACTTGGAAAAATCCATGGATCGGCCGGAAAAAATTGAGTTTGAGATGCATATTTACGATTGCCGAGAATGCCAGGAGGATTTGGCAACCTTTCAGGATGTCACGCTAATGCTAAATCACGCTGATTGGATGAATGACTGGCCTGTGCCGGAACATTTCATGGAAAACATCAAAGAGAGGCTGGCGGAAAAAGAGAAAGACAGGCAGCAGAAGAGCAAAAAACGCAAAAAAATGGCACTTTTTTTCGCGAGTGTATTCGTTTTTATATTCGGAATAGGGTTCTTTACCGGCGCATTTGCCAACGTTTACTATGGATGGACAGAAGAAGACGAACAACTGCGTGCCTTTCTGCAGCAGGGTTTGGGTCAAAGGATGAACCTGGAAGCGGAGAGCGACGGGATAAAAATTAAGATCAAAGGCGTGGTTGCTGATGATTTCCAGACACTTGTTTTTTATGAAATTGAAGATATAAATGAAGACAAGCAATATGCAATGAATTATGGGGATGGGCTTTTTGTGGAGAACGAGAGTGAAATCATGAGCCAGGAATCATATCCTCGGTATTATCTTCCAGACCTTGATGCAGAGATGAATAAAAAAGAAAAGAATGTGTTTTATGGAAAGCTCGGGATGCGGCCGCTTGATGAAGATAACGGCATAATAAAACTGAAAATTGAAAGAATTCTAGAGCTGATTCCGGAAGATCCATCTTCAAGGATTGGGTTCGGTAACAGGAGTAATGGATTCAAAATGGGGGAGTGGAACTTTGAGGTCCCGGTCACCAAACAACCTTCTATTGAATACGAATTAGACAAAACATCAGAAATCGAAGGGGTCCAAGTCCGGTTTGATAAGTTAACCATTGCTCCTACGGCAACGATTTTGCACTATGGTATTCACACGGGAGAGCCAGAGAAAAGGATGGAATTTATTAGTTTTGGCGATCTGGAAGTGAACAATAAAAAAGTGAAAACGGATCGGTATGGCGGTTTTTATCCAGAATCACGGTTTGACATGGACTGGCATGGTTTTCAAACACATTTTGACCCGATTTTTGGTGAAAAGCCAAAGGAAGTCAAAGTCCAATTCGCATCGGCCTATTTTACAATTGAAGACGATAAAAGCATCGATCTGGATGTTAATGCTAAATACCCTCAGACATTTGAATATGCAGGGAGTACCATCAGTATCGATAAAATGGAAGTAGGACAGCCGACAACCATAGTCATCAGCAATCATGAAAATCGGGAATATGAATCTCTCCATTTAAATGTTGTGGGGGAAAACGAAGGGGATATTCATCCAATGTCGATGGATTCCAAATCAATACTTGTTGATAAAAACGGAGTCGAATACGATCCGATGTCAGGCCCAATCGAGTACGAAAAACTTGAACAACCTCGACATTTCATTACAGAGCAAACCATAAGGCTAGAAGGAAACAAAATAATTCCAAAGAGACTTGATATTTATGGATATAACACAACCAAATATTTAGATGACGTTGTGGAGATTTCGGTGAAATGACGGAAGCGTGGGGACGTACCCTGTGCTTCTTTGGGGATGAGGGTGATAAGAGGGCGATTCCAGCGGATTCGTAAATCGTAAAAACAGGTCATTTTGTGAGACAGTTGAATCGCCCTTCTGTTTATATGATGTGTCCAATCTTGTTTGATGTCTGCCATATGGAAATCGTGTAAGGAGGTAGAAGAATGAAGTTATTCATGCAAGCAGCGGTTGGTTCAATCGCCATTCATGTAATCTATTTACTTGGTTTGATGCTAATCGGTTACATTAAGACAATGAATTATACACCGGATATCGAGGGCTCCTGGAAAAGTGTTGAGCCTCTTCAAAATGAAGTGGCTTTTGGTTTGGCGAGTTCTCCTTTTTTCTTCGTCTTTACATTTATCGGAGCAGCAGTGATTTGTGGGATGGCGATAGTCTTTAATAGAAGATTACGGGGTTAGAAGTACAGGACACACTGACTCTAACAAAGGGTGAGGTTCAGACGTATCCTATGCTTTGTCCAAGTTCCACAACATGGGGATTACATTAAGAGGATCGAAATTAATTTTATACAGATTGGCTGCATTCAGTTTGGACTGCGGCTTGAGAGGACAGAAGAAGATGAAGTATGGGGCGTATTTGGGCTGGGGCGTTTCATTGGTATCTTTTCTTATTATTATGGTTGTTGACCAAACAGTGTATCATGGCGTTTGGCCTTCGAACCTGCCTGTTATACTCTTGGTTACACATGCGCTTTATTTTCGAGCAGATGTAAAGGAAAAGAGTAGAATTCCTTATTGGATGTTTGCATTGCTTTTTTTAACCATTCTGTATTTCTCATTGCCTAAATTCACCTATAATCAGGCGGAGAAAATCGTTATGGAGAAATATGAGATCATAAACGAAAAGGAGCAGACAATACCTGTGACTGGCTCCGGATTTCATCCCTTCGCACTCACACATTTCTATTTCTTTAAGGTCAGATCAATTGATGCAGAGTTAAGGGTCATAGTAAACCCGGATACAGGAGAGATCATCGTCTTGCAATAAATTAGTTATCTAGCCTTAAAGAGGAAAAACCACTCAAAGTGGTTTTTTTAGTCGCGCATAGATCCGGCCTCTCTGGAAGTCATTGCACCTTGACCTGCAGCAACATCCTTTTGGATTTGTTGTTTTACTTTTTTGGCATCCGTTCCCGAAAATCCAGGTTGCATAACGGAACCTGACTCTCCTTTAGCTTGTTGATTTTTCTGCATATGAATCCTCCTTGGTTTTGATTTAACAAACCTATTATTTACAAAAAGATGCTAAGTAACCAAAAGTGATTATGGAGACGTCCCTATACTATGCAGAAAGTATTGTTTTAAGTGAAAAGGGCTTCTATGGTTATTTTGAGATTATAAAGTAGAGGATAGTTAGTCTAATTGCATGCTCTTTTCTCATAACAAGAGGCTACTTTGGGAAGAAAAATAGCTCATTCACTCCTATTTTATAATCAATAGCAACAAAGTCTGAGAAAAGAGCCTTATTTAAAGATTAGAAGAGGAACAAAGGGACGATTCCATTATAGGAATCGCCCCTATTTTTATTCCTCGTGTTTTTCCACCTGTTTTCTTCTCCAATTTTTAGGATTAAAGTACTTTCTTATTTTACCTGCAACTTCTTTCCCGACCATAATCGCCCCAATCCAGAAAGTGATTTCAGCAAGTACCAGGCAGCTTGTGATACTGATGACCTTCAATTTGCCGGAAAGCGGGAGAAAAGGAATGCCAACTGGAATCACCCATATTATAAATGATGAAATAATAAGGGCCATTCCAATTTTATATACCAAAGGTTTTTTATTTGTTGAATCGGTTTGCATCCTAAACCTCCGGAATGAATTTATTTAATCTATTGTTTGATTTTAACACAATCGGCCTGGTTTTATAGGTAAGCCATAGAAGGTATTGTTGGTGATTTGGTGGAAATATAACAATGGGAAGAGGAAGGGGATGGATATGGGTAAAAAAATATTGTTATTGATAGTTTGTTGCATTCCAATCATTACAGCGTGTACCGATACAGAAACAGTCGATAAGCTCAAGGATGAAAAAGAAACTCTAACCTTGGATCTTACTGAGAATAAAGAGGAAATTGAAAGATTAAAAGAAAAAATAGCAGGATTGGAAAAGCAAATTGAGACAAATGAAATAGAAAACGACCTGTTTCCCCAATTGAGCAACCTGTCGAAAGATTTCGTAAAGGCACATACTACAGGTAACAAAGAAACATTGCAAACTCTTCTGTCCGATGAACTCATCCTGGAGGAAAGAGACAAGAAGTTATTTATAAAAGACAACGAAGATGTGGAATGGCTGTTATATTCTGCTGATGGTCAGTTGGAGAACTGGGTCATACAAGGTTTTCATTACGATCGCGAAAACAATACCTATACTGTCCATATAAGAGAATTTTTCAGTGATGCTGACGGTGAGCCAGTTAGTCCTCCAACATTCTTGAATCTGAAATTCAAATTATACAATGACGAGTGGAAAGTTGATGGTTTGGAGTTTGATGTATAGAAGTAAGAGAAGCATAGGGCGCACCCTATGCTTCTGTTTTATTCATAAATATAGCTGATGACGTCCAATGCCTGATCAACGGTTTCTACCGTAACATTCGCTTTATTGGATAGTTCCTTCAATGGATGAATCAAGGATTCTGGTCTGACTATGATGGTTGGTTTGTTCATCGTGATCGCAGCGCTGGCGTCCATCGCCGTGTTCCATTGTTTATATTTTTCGCCGAACAGCGCGATGACTATATCGGATTTTTGCATTAACACCTGTGTCCTGAAATTGTTGATATCAGATGCAACATCGTCCTTATATACGTTGCCTGGCTGTTTTCCGAGGATATCCTCACCAATATTGTCTGAGCGATCATGGTTTGTCTGCGGTCCGACGAAGACCAAAGGCAAGTTCTTTTCCTTCGCCTTTTTAGCCACCTGATCTCGCCAATCATCGTGAATCTGGCCAGCCAAATAAACCGTTAATTCCATCGTAACACCCTCCAATTGAATATATTGTAATTTCATCATATAAAACTTTACTGATAATTCAAAGGAATTAGGGTGTTGTGATTTCTCGAAAGGTAAATTAGTACAAGTGAATACTGCAGAAAAGAGGTTACAGACTGGTTCTGCTGATGGCCAGGAAAAGCATATCGACCGGAGCCATTTCTCTATTTTTAATGATAATCAAGCAAAATGGGTGTTGTAATCACATCAAATAGATATAGAGGTGAATAACATGTGTGAAAACTGCAATGGTCAAGTAATGAAAGCAGCGAAGGATATCATGGTCGCTCATTTCTCCTGACAAACTGCCAAACGTCTTTTTGCAGCCTGGGGCCTATTATTATAGTCTTTCCTTTTTATATGGTAGAATGGCTTACAAAAAGTTTTAAGGAGGAAGAAATATTTGAACAAGCTGCCTATTAATGAAAATGGTTTGAATGCTTCACAGCTTATTTTTGGCTGCATGGGCCTTGGAGGAAGCTGGGACAGCAGTCCAATCGAGTCAACACATGTCAAGCAGGCGCATGAGGCGGTGGAAGCTGCCCTAGAGTCAGGAATTAATATGTTTGATCATGCGGATATTTATACCTTGGGAAAAGCTGAGACTGTGTTTGGGCAGGTTTTAAAAGAAAAGCCTGGTCTTCGCGAGGAAGTCATCATTCAGTCCAAATGCGGCATACGATTCGGTGATCAGGAATCGGGTCTGCCAACACGGTACGATTTTTCCAAATCATATATTCTTGACAGTGTGGATGGCATCCTTTCAAGGCTTGGCATCGACTATCTCGATATTTTGTTATTGCACCGCCCAGATCCTTTGATGGAACCGGCTGAGGTTGGGGAAGCCTTTCATCAGCTAAAAGCTTCCGGTAAGGTTCGTTCGTTCGGTGTGTCTAATATGAGTGCTGGTCAAATTCGTTTGCTGCAGAGAAATACCGATGAAAAGATCATCGTCAATCAGCTGGAAATGAGCTTGAACAAAATCGGCTGGCTTGACACAGGCGTGCATGTGAACCAGGAAGCAGCTCGCCAGAATACATTCCCAGAAGGCACGCTGGAGTATCTTCAAATGGAGGGGATTCAGATTCAGTCTTGGGGATCACTCGCGAAGGGGCTCTATACTGGGAAAAATATCGAAAATGAAAGTGAAAGTGTAAAAAACACTGCGGCTTTGGTGCAAAAACTTGCGAAAAAAAAGCAAACCACGCCAGAAGCCATCGTGCTAGCCTGGCTGATGAGGCATCCGGCAGCTATCCAGCCTGTCATCGGAACGGTGAATCCAGCTCGGATCCAGGCATGCGGAGATGCAGTCAACGTCGATCTCAGCCGCGATGAATGGTATTCATTGTATGTGAGCTCCAGAGGCGAAAGATTGCCTTAGGAAAAGAAAATAAAGGGACGGTTTCGGTGTTTCACAACAAGAAACCGTCCCTGTTTTTGTTCGGGAAAAGCGTAAAAACAAATGTACCCCCAACCGCAAGAATTATGCGGCTGCGGGTACGAATCGTTTTAGCGAGGTTTCTTTTAATCAGTCAGTTTTTTTGCGACGATTTTTCCTTCCTTACGCAGGGAAAGCATGGGAGGAACGGTCTTTACTAGAGGATATCTTTAAGACAAATCAGCATAGAATGCCTATGCTTTTTTTGTTTGGTTCATAACTATTTATTATCGTATTCTATAAAAAACATCGAATTTTCTTATTGACAAGACAGGAATATAATATGGTCAGGAGGTGTTAAAAAATGGATTATTTCATCCTGTTTTTTATTGGTATTTTAGCGACGGCGATAGGAACTTTGGCAGGAGGTGGGGGGTTGATCAGTTTGCCGGCTATGCTGGTGCTGGGTATGCCAGTTCATTCTGCGATAGCTGCCAATAAAGTTTCGAACACGATCAGCTCCTTCTCCAGCTTTTTTCATCTGTATAGAGAAAAGAAAATTACTTTTAAGGAATCATTCTGGATTATCCCGGTTAGCCTGAGCGGCGGGGTTAGCGGAGGCATTATTGCTTCAAAGATAGAAAGTGAAGATATGTATGTTGTGGCGATTGGCTTGCTGGTGTTTGCATTTTTTGTCTCGTTCATCAAAAAAGGGAACTTATCCGGGGATCAGCCTTTAAAGGTATCTGGTAAAAGCGTTCCAGGTTTATACGCAATCGGGATTTATGATGGACTTTTTGGGCCGGGGCAAGGGACGCTGATGCTTTATTTGTTTGGCTATTTGAACATTGCCTACATTAAGGCAGTCGGATATGTTCGTCTTGCCACGTTTTCAAGTTGTTTAGGTGCAGCCATTACCTATATTTCAACCGGAGCTGTCATCTGGCCGCTGACCATCGCCTTGATGCTGGGTTCAGTGACAGGAGCGCAAATCGGTGTGCGGATAGCGAGTAAACTGAAGCCACAATACGTAAAACCCATTTTACGATTGATGACGGTGGCATTGGTTGTTCAAATCTTTTTAGAGAAAGTGTTGTAGTAACCTGAGCTAAATTATTTCCATAAGAACTTCAAAGAAACACATAAATTTTTTTTCGTTGGTCTAACAAATATACTCACAGCACATTGGAATTTGTCGATATATGTCTAGTAGGTATAATTAATCATAAATAGTATGAAAAAGGTGGAAATGTTTGTGACCAATGAATTAATGCTTAAAAACAGGATCATGACGTATTTGAGTGCTGGGGTAGTAGCTTTATCACTAATTGTGTATGTGCTGCACCGTTTCTTTCATCTTTTTGAGGATTATCTAGTGTCGAATGGACTGAGCACTACTAATGAAGGCGCACTGGAACTTGTCTTGCTCTCTATTCCTGTTTTTACTATCGCTGTCGCACTGTTGTTTTTGATCAAGGGTATTTACAATGAGTACCTTCCATTATTGAATACGGTTACGCTCACTTTTGCTTCGATTTCACTCATCGCAAGCGGGAATGGGATGGTCGAGTATCACTTCTCTATTTTCATGGTCATTGCTATGATCGCTTATTATGAGTCTATTAAAATGATACTTGTTTCAACCGTTGTGTTTGCTATCCAGCATTTGGTGGGCTATTTTACAGTGCCTGAAATCATTTGCGGAACGGACGAGTATCCTTTCGGCGTTCTTATGGTGCATGCGATCTTCTTGATTTTTACAAGCGGGGCAACGATCCTCCAGATTTCGATGAAAAAGAAATATATCCAGCAGGTAGAGGCGGATCGGGTGGAGAAAAAAGCGCAGTTTCGGCATGTTCTATCTAATCTCCAAAAAACGTCTGATAAAATCATGGATACAACAAGCCATTTAGTCAGCAATATTTTTAAAACATCTTCTTCGTCAAAAGAAATCGCTTCCGCTATACAGCAAATTGCGAGCGGTTCTGACCTGCAATCGAATTCTACGAAAGAGAGCTCAACGGCGATGAATGAGATGGCGGTTGGAATTCAGCGAATTGCCGAGAGTTCGGGGATTGTATCACAGCGCTCTCAGGAAACGGTTGATGAAGCGAAAAATGGCGCAGAATCGATCCGAAAAACAAGAAAGCAGATGGAATTCGTAGATGTTTCGGTGAAGGATCTCGCGTTGACGATTGATAAAATGGCAATGAAATCAAATGAAATTGATGGCATTGTCCAGGTCATCACGCAAATCACGGAGCAAACGAACCTGCTGGCGTTGAATGCGAGCATAGAAGCCGCGCGTGCGGGAGAGCATGGAAGAGGCTTTGCGGTTGTGGCGGAGGAAGTGCGGAAGCTGGCAGAACAATCAAAAGGATCGGCCGCTGATATTACCAGGATCGTCGAAGAAATCCAGCAAGCGACTTCAACAGCAAAGCATTCAATCGATAAAGGAATCACGGAAGTAAACGAAGGCCTGGTAAATGTAATACAAACGGATCTTGTCTTAAACAGCATCGTCCAATTTGCCGAAGAGGTTGCGGCCCAAATCGAGGAAGTGTCGGCAGTAGCCGAGCAAATGTCCGCAAGCTCTGAGGAAATATCGGCTTCGATTGATGAAATGGCATTCATCGCCGAAACATCCAATGGAAATACGATGAGCGTACTCAAACTGACAGACGAACAAATCTTTGCGATTGAAGAGGTTGAGAAAGTGTCTGGTATACTGCAGGATATCTCTGAGGATTTGAATAGATTGGTATCGGAGTTTGAGCAGGAATAAAGCTGTACCAGCCCTTATCTTATGGATAAGGGTTTTTTGCATAATACCCCACTTTCCATTCCAGTATTTTACTGCTATGTTAAGATTATAATTTGGTATTTTAATCCATTATATAAAAGGGGGAAAGATATGTCTTCGGAAGTATTAACAATCACTGGCCTGATAAAATCATATGGCAGCAAGGAGGTACTCAAAGGCATAGACTTGAAGGTTGATAGAGGTGAAATCATTGGATACATAGGGCCTAACGGTGCGGGCAAAAGTACGACGGTAAAACTGATGCTTGGCCTTGAAGAAGGATATTCTGGGCAGATTGAGATCTTTGGTGAGGATATCGCAAGGCACGATGCGAGCTACAAGAAGAGGATCGGCTATATCCCCGAGACTTCGGAAATGTATGATTCACTGACTGCCCAGGAGTATTTGACGTTCGTTGCCGAGCTGTATGGGATGGATTATGACGACGCGGACCGGAAAGCGGAGCAGCTATTTGATGTGTTTGGGCTGGGGGATGTCTACCATTCCCGCATTTCGTCTTTTTCGAAAGGCATGAGAGTTCTCCAAGTTTGAGCTCGAGCAGCTTTCAATTGATAAGACTCTTGTGAATAGCCGTGAGTTTTTCGAAGAGGCCTTTCATAATGCGCAATTGGACTATCGCGAAGTAGAATTCGAGAGCGCTGATCCAGTGCCGTCGATCAGTCTGAAAATAGATAACGGCAGGATTAAGCAAGTCTTGGCGAACTTGATTGATAATGCAGTCAAGTACGGTGGAACGAACATCATCGTGAAAGTGGAAAAGCTTGGCGGATATCTTCAAATCAATATAAAGGATAATGGCCAAGGAATTGAAAAGGAAGACCTGCCATCCATCTTTAATCCATTTTTTCGTGGCGAAAAGTCACGCTCAAGGGAATCCGGCGGAACCGGAATTGGCCTTGCGATTGTAAAATACATCATCGAAGCACACGGCGGCGAAATTCGGGCCGTAAGCAAGCCGGGGAAAGGGAGCGAGTTTGTTTTTACCCTTCCTTTATATTTAAAAGGCGAATGAAGCATGGGACGTACCCTGTACTTCATTTTTGTATACAGTCTCTCACGGTTTTTGTACGAAATCCGGTGTTCATCCGATGTTCACGCGCATACATATATAGTTAACAGCATTTTAATGTACAGCGAGGTGATGACATCATGTTTTCTGTTACGGGAATGCAGGGTTTTGAAATGTTTTCTGCACAGCATTTGATTACTCTGGGAATTTTCTTTGCGGTTTGTCTTGGATTGGTGCTATTCAGAAACCAAATCAGGCCGCATAAAAATGTTTTGAAATGGATCATATTTTGGACTCTTGTGGTGTGCCAGGTTTCACAACAGTTGTGGCTCATCCTGACAGGGCAATGGCAAATCGGTGACCTTCCTTTACACATGTGTTCGATGAGTTCCTTTCTGGCAATGTACTTATTTTTGAAGAAGAGTGTGAAAGGCTTTTATGTGCTCTACTTCATTGGCACCTTGCCGGCGGTTTTAGCCATGGTTACACCTGAAATGTCTTACACCTTTCCTCATTTCGACTATATTGAATACTTCCTCAATCATTCAGCCATCCCGATTGCCGCATTGTATTTCATCCTTTTTGAAGGCTACAGAGTTCCCCGCAAAGCCATTCTATTCACTTACCTTGTCGTGAACATCGT contains the following coding sequences:
- a CDS encoding GNAT family N-acetyltransferase, which gives rise to MIRLLKYENLSQFKEEITGYLEQDEVVNNLPLGVLKSAEKTPLLMAVVRKDEEIGWAILQTHPDKIIFSKAASFLPDELRLIAEQMHHEFESIPGLIGDRKLIVELSGHLSKLRGVTATVEMNQGIYKLEKVKRKIGSNGKLRTLKEQEHGLVKEWVYQFCLDVNLPITIDEADTKADELIQKGRLWGWEIEGEIVSMANASRPTERNINVNFVYTPIEYRKKGFASDCVAALSQMMLHQGYQTTSLYTDLSNPTSNKIYQEIGYEWVADSVVMALGE
- a CDS encoding YdbC family protein → MLIKSIRCQVEEQKKDLFSKGQTQWEPLCYEIGFLGQLGGWCEKDPNKAWIIAFWENPSAYQQFMKEVHDRIFLDSGQGKTYSSIDVVFFELEHQPQQMVSLVEKADVLKAEVLDSTLRLSGGEEGIIIANESSINGHPVPSLSDTIQVEEAWRVVPIFPGGK
- a CDS encoding DUF4179 domain-containing protein, whose product is MSLIPAKMDAITITTVQEKGIDSVVDWFDRHKQSFYALGWFYLRNQQQMEELFYRSIIKVHKELPRYKNDVSFALWVTSIFIDNCRELSQDKVLPVSEGMEPHENLFKALDQLEDDEKEAMVLTYGTGFSQEEAAHFLRFSADKMKELLFSGIQSVRTQLYGSTFNGCREYHKSYLDYLEKSMDRPEKIEFEMHIYDCRECQEDLATFQDVTLMLNHADWMNDWPVPEHFMENIKERLAEKEKDRQQKSKKRKKMALFFASVFVFIFGIGFFTGAFANVYYGWTEEDEQLRAFLQQGLGQRMNLEAESDGIKIKIKGVVADDFQTLVFYEIEDINEDKQYAMNYGDGLFVENESEIMSQESYPRYYLPDLDAEMNKKEKNVFYGKLGMRPLDEDNGIIKLKIERILELIPEDPSSRIGFGNRSNGFKMGEWNFEVPVTKQPSIEYELDKTSEIEGVQVRFDKLTIAPTATILHYGIHTGEPEKRMEFISFGDLEVNNKKVKTDRYGGFYPESRFDMDWHGFQTHFDPIFGEKPKEVKVQFASAYFTIEDDKSIDLDVNAKYPQTFEYAGSTISIDKMEVGQPTTIVISNHENREYESLHLNVVGENEGDIHPMSMDSKSILVDKNGVEYDPMSGPIEYEKLEQPRHFITEQTIRLEGNKIIPKRLDIYGYNTTKYLDDVVEISVK
- a CDS encoding transporter suffix domain-containing protein, which gives rise to MQTDSTNKKPLVYKIGMALIISSFIIWVIPVGIPFLPLSGKLKVISITSCLVLAEITFWIGAIMVGKEVAGKIRKYFNPKNWRRKQVEKHEE
- a CDS encoding YtoQ family protein; the protein is MELTVYLAGQIHDDWRDQVAKKAKEKNLPLVFVGPQTNHDRSDNIGEDILGKQPGNVYKDDVASDINNFRTQVLMQKSDIVIALFGEKYKQWNTAMDASAAITMNKPTIIVRPESLIHPLKELSNKANVTVETVDQALDVISYIYE
- a CDS encoding aldo/keto reductase; this encodes MNKLPINENGLNASQLIFGCMGLGGSWDSSPIESTHVKQAHEAVEAALESGINMFDHADIYTLGKAETVFGQVLKEKPGLREEVIIQSKCGIRFGDQESGLPTRYDFSKSYILDSVDGILSRLGIDYLDILLLHRPDPLMEPAEVGEAFHQLKASGKVRSFGVSNMSAGQIRLLQRNTDEKIIVNQLEMSLNKIGWLDTGVHVNQEAARQNTFPEGTLEYLQMEGIQIQSWGSLAKGLYTGKNIENESESVKNTAALVQKLAKKKQTTPEAIVLAWLMRHPAAIQPVIGTVNPARIQACGDAVNVDLSRDEWYSLYVSSRGERLP
- a CDS encoding sulfite exporter TauE/SafE family protein, producing MDYFILFFIGILATAIGTLAGGGGLISLPAMLVLGMPVHSAIAANKVSNTISSFSSFFHLYREKKITFKESFWIIPVSLSGGVSGGIIASKIESEDMYVVAIGLLVFAFFVSFIKKGNLSGDQPLKVSGKSVPGLYAIGIYDGLFGPGQGTLMLYLFGYLNIAYIKAVGYVRLATFSSCLGAAITYISTGAVIWPLTIALMLGSVTGAQIGVRIASKLKPQYVKPILRLMTVALVVQIFLEKVL
- a CDS encoding methyl-accepting chemotaxis protein, whose protein sequence is MTNELMLKNRIMTYLSAGVVALSLIVYVLHRFFHLFEDYLVSNGLSTTNEGALELVLLSIPVFTIAVALLFLIKGIYNEYLPLLNTVTLTFASISLIASGNGMVEYHFSIFMVIAMIAYYESIKMILVSTVVFAIQHLVGYFTVPEIICGTDEYPFGVLMVHAIFLIFTSGATILQISMKKKYIQQVEADRVEKKAQFRHVLSNLQKTSDKIMDTTSHLVSNIFKTSSSSKEIASAIQQIASGSDLQSNSTKESSTAMNEMAVGIQRIAESSGIVSQRSQETVDEAKNGAESIRKTRKQMEFVDVSVKDLALTIDKMAMKSNEIDGIVQVITQITEQTNLLALNASIEAARAGEHGRGFAVVAEEVRKLAEQSKGSAADITRIVEEIQQATSTAKHSIDKGITEVNEGLVNVIQTDLVLNSIVQFAEEVAAQIEEVSAVAEQMSASSEEISASIDEMAFIAETSNGNTMSVLKLTDEQIFAIEEVEKVSGILQDISEDLNRLVSEFEQE
- a CDS encoding ABC transporter ATP-binding protein → MSSEVLTITGLIKSYGSKEVLKGIDLKVDRGEIIGYIGPNGAGKSTTVKLMLGLEEGYSGQIEIFGEDIARHDASYKKRIGYIPETSEMYDSLTAQEYLTFVAELYGMDYDDADRKAEQLFDVFGLGDVYHSRISSFSKGMRVLQV